Proteins encoded by one window of Sediminicoccus rosea:
- a CDS encoding acyl-CoA dehydrogenase family protein, with product MDFTLDAKSEAKRQGVRAFVNDRLIPLEADPKSYDHHENINPELLKTLRAEVKAAGLWCLQMPEEVGGQGLPFTGMAACYEEMNRSIFGPVCFNSAAPDDGNMMVLNKVGTAAQKEWWMMPVVRGEVQSSFAMTEPDGAGSDPGMTKTYAERASNNSWRIHGRKWFITGAGESKHFIVMARTSDDPRKGLTAFLFHADQPGWKIERRIPIMGPEEHGGHCEITFDGLEVADENILMGVGDGLKMTQIRLGPARLTHCMRWTGMGRRALEIAMARIEQRHAFGQKLAEKESVQMMVGEAAMQLDIARLVTMRAAWKLDQGDFARKEVSTAKIIAADALHRATDTAIQLLGARGYSKDTPVEWMYRYARQARLVDGASEVHRMVIANFLRREGSEYFGWRTHG from the coding sequence ATGGACTTCACCCTCGACGCCAAGAGCGAAGCCAAGCGCCAGGGCGTGCGCGCCTTCGTGAATGACCGGCTGATCCCGCTGGAGGCCGACCCCAAGAGCTACGACCACCACGAGAACATCAACCCCGAGCTGCTGAAGACGCTGCGCGCCGAGGTGAAGGCGGCCGGCCTCTGGTGCCTGCAGATGCCCGAGGAGGTCGGCGGCCAAGGCCTGCCCTTCACCGGCATGGCGGCCTGCTACGAGGAGATGAACCGCTCCATCTTCGGCCCCGTCTGCTTCAATTCCGCCGCGCCGGATGACGGCAACATGATGGTGCTGAACAAGGTCGGCACGGCGGCGCAGAAGGAGTGGTGGATGATGCCCGTCGTGCGCGGCGAGGTGCAGTCCAGCTTCGCCATGACCGAGCCCGACGGCGCGGGCAGCGACCCGGGGATGACCAAGACCTACGCGGAGCGCGCCAGCAACAACAGTTGGCGCATCCATGGCCGCAAGTGGTTCATCACCGGCGCGGGCGAGAGCAAGCACTTCATCGTCATGGCCCGCACCAGCGACGATCCGCGCAAGGGCCTGACGGCCTTCCTGTTCCACGCCGACCAGCCCGGCTGGAAGATCGAGCGCCGCATCCCGATCATGGGCCCGGAGGAGCATGGCGGGCATTGCGAGATCACCTTCGACGGCCTCGAAGTCGCCGATGAGAACATCCTGATGGGCGTGGGCGACGGCCTGAAGATGACGCAGATCCGCCTCGGCCCCGCGCGCCTCACCCATTGCATGCGCTGGACCGGCATGGGCCGCCGCGCGCTGGAAATCGCCATGGCGCGCATCGAGCAGCGCCACGCCTTCGGCCAGAAGCTGGCCGAGAAGGAGAGCGTGCAGATGATGGTGGGCGAGGCCGCCATGCAGCTCGACATCGCACGACTGGTCACGATGCGCGCGGCCTGGAAGCTCGACCAGGGCGATTTCGCCCGCAAGGAGGTCAGCACCGCCAAGATCATCGCCGCCGACGCGCTGCACCGCGCGACGGATACCGCGATCCAGCTGCTCGGCGCCCGCGGCTATTCCAAGGACACGCCGGTCGAGTGGATGTACCGCTATGCCCGCCAGGCGCGACTGGTGGATGGCGCCTCCGAGGTGCATCGCATGGTGATCGCGAATTTCCTGCGGCGCGAGGGCAGCGAATACTTCGGCTGGCGCACGCATGGATGA
- a CDS encoding SDR family NAD(P)-dependent oxidoreductase, translated as MFSLRGRKAFVTGASGLLGAHFARLLHSAGAHVVLAARRIESCEKLARELGREAEAIRLDVQDEASIAAAFEAVPDCDILMNNAGIAATRPFLEHSAADFDQVLSINLRGAFLVGQAAARRMVANKSGGSIINIASVLGERVIPGVVGYTAAKAGLIQMTRQMAVELARHNIRVNAIAPGYIASDINAEFFASEAGQAMVKRIPQRRLGKPEDLDGAVLLLASPASAHMTGSVITVDGGHSINPL; from the coding sequence ATGTTTTCACTGAGGGGGCGCAAGGCCTTCGTCACCGGGGCATCCGGGCTGCTCGGCGCGCATTTCGCGCGCCTGCTGCATTCGGCCGGCGCGCATGTGGTGCTGGCCGCGCGGCGCATCGAATCCTGCGAGAAGCTGGCGCGCGAACTGGGCCGCGAGGCGGAGGCCATCCGCCTCGACGTGCAGGATGAGGCGAGCATCGCCGCCGCCTTCGAGGCCGTGCCCGATTGCGACATCCTGATGAACAATGCCGGCATCGCGGCCACCAGGCCCTTCCTCGAGCACAGCGCCGCCGATTTCGATCAGGTGCTGTCCATCAACCTGCGCGGTGCCTTCCTGGTGGGCCAGGCGGCGGCGCGGCGGATGGTGGCCAACAAGTCCGGCGGCTCCATCATCAACATCGCCTCCGTGCTGGGCGAGCGCGTGATCCCCGGCGTGGTTGGCTACACCGCGGCCAAGGCCGGGCTGATCCAGATGACGCGGCAGATGGCGGTGGAGCTGGCGCGCCACAACATCCGGGTGAACGCCATCGCGCCGGGCTATATCGCCTCCGACATCAACGCCGAATTCTTCGCCTCCGAAGCGGGCCAGGCCATGGTGAAGCGCATCCCGCAGCGCCGCCTCGGCAAGCCCGAGGACCTGGACGGCGCCGTGCTGCTGCTGGCCTCGCCCGCCAGCGCGCATATGACGGGCAGCGTCATCACCGTGGATGGCGGCCACAGCATCAATCCCCTCTGA
- a CDS encoding Bug family tripartite tricarboxylate transporter substrate binding protein, whose protein sequence is MVQRRHLLAAAALAPVAAPLSDARAQFTRPLRLIIPVGVAGVTDVVGRILAEGMQGQLGQPIIPENVVGAGSTVGAAAFHRAANDGQTIFIGTNNHPVMRAVYPNFPLDPVTDFVPVAGIGRQPFVLAVHPDVPANDLPSLIAWLRAQGERANYGSANPGATNHLAGELFKQLSATQFTIVPYRTAAAAVQDLLAGRMNFSIDSPTLMMPLIREGRLKPIAVTSAEASALAPGLPPIASALPGYDLTAWQVLFTRPGGPEEARRAVQAAALAAVADPAVKARLLAANVETWPDPSAAAAARHVAAEVARWAPIVARISPG, encoded by the coding sequence ATGGTGCAACGCCGCCACCTCCTCGCCGCCGCCGCCCTCGCACCCGTCGCGGCCCCTTTGTCGGATGCACGGGCGCAGTTCACGCGGCCCCTCCGCCTCATCATCCCCGTCGGCGTGGCCGGCGTCACGGATGTGGTGGGCCGCATCCTGGCCGAGGGCATGCAGGGGCAGCTCGGCCAGCCCATCATCCCCGAGAATGTCGTGGGTGCGGGCAGCACGGTGGGGGCCGCTGCCTTCCACCGCGCCGCCAATGACGGGCAGACGATCTTCATCGGCACCAACAACCACCCGGTGATGCGCGCGGTCTATCCCAATTTCCCGCTCGATCCGGTCACTGACTTCGTGCCGGTCGCTGGCATCGGCCGGCAGCCCTTCGTCCTCGCCGTGCACCCGGACGTGCCGGCGAATGACCTGCCCTCACTCATCGCCTGGCTGCGGGCGCAGGGCGAGCGCGCCAATTACGGCTCGGCCAATCCCGGGGCGACCAACCACCTGGCGGGCGAGTTGTTCAAGCAGCTCTCGGCCACGCAATTCACCATCGTGCCCTACCGCACCGCCGCCGCCGCCGTGCAGGACCTGCTGGCCGGCCGGATGAACTTCTCCATCGACAGCCCGACGCTGATGATGCCGCTGATCCGCGAGGGGCGCCTCAAGCCCATCGCGGTGACGAGTGCCGAGGCCTCGGCGCTCGCCCCCGGCCTGCCGCCCATCGCTTCCGCCCTGCCCGGCTATGACCTGACGGCCTGGCAGGTGCTGTTCACGCGCCCGGGCGGACCGGAGGAGGCGCGGCGCGCGGTGCAGGCGGCCGCACTCGCCGCCGTGGCGGACCCGGCCGTGAAAGCGCGGTTGCTCGCGGCCAATGTGGAAACCTGGCCCGATCCCTCGGCCGCGGCGGCGGCGCGGCATGTGGCCGCGGAAGTGGCGCGCTGGGCGCCGATCGTGGCGCGGATCTCGCCGGGTTGA